A window of the Desulforapulum autotrophicum HRM2 genome harbors these coding sequences:
- a CDS encoding MlaA family lipoprotein, translated as MRYIIFTLLIVALALPASALAKDQDVGDLFGDYNEVEKEQSVADPIAGFNKLMYRFNDKVYFWVYKPVATGYGRVVPQPVRIGIGNIFDNLMFPVRFVNSLLQGKVRGAESEVGIFVLNSTVGLLGFFSVAQDHFKLKNSKEDLGQTFGVCHINEGFYIVLPFLGPSTLRDLVGDVGDRFITPLSYVTPLEASLGLTAFETVNDLSLKLGYYESFKQAAVDPYVSMKDAYIQLRRKRISQ; from the coding sequence ATGAGATATATTATTTTTACGCTGTTGATCGTTGCCCTGGCCCTTCCTGCTTCTGCCCTGGCCAAGGATCAGGATGTGGGTGACCTGTTCGGGGATTACAATGAGGTTGAGAAAGAGCAGTCCGTGGCAGACCCCATTGCTGGGTTTAACAAGCTCATGTACCGGTTCAATGATAAGGTTTATTTCTGGGTGTACAAACCCGTGGCAACCGGATATGGCCGTGTGGTTCCGCAACCGGTCAGGATCGGTATTGGCAACATATTTGACAACCTCATGTTTCCTGTTCGGTTTGTGAACTCTCTGTTGCAGGGAAAAGTAAGGGGTGCCGAGTCCGAGGTGGGGATTTTTGTGCTCAACTCAACCGTGGGTCTTCTGGGCTTTTTCTCCGTTGCCCAGGATCATTTTAAATTGAAAAACTCAAAGGAAGACCTGGGTCAGACCTTTGGCGTTTGTCACATAAACGAGGGATTTTACATTGTTCTTCCCTTTCTGGGGCCTTCAACCCTCAGGGATCTTGTTGGTGACGTGGGCGATCGGTTTATCACCCCATTGTCCTATGTTACCCCGTTGGAAGCATCCCTGGGGCTTACGGCCTTTGAAACGGTCAACGATCTCTCCCTTAAACTGGGTTACTACGAGTCGTTTAAGCAGGCGGCAGTGGATCCCTATGTGTCCATGAAGGACGCCTATATCCAGCTCAGACGCAAGCGAATTTCACAATAG
- a CDS encoding nitrilase-related carbon-nitrogen hydrolase, which produces MKPVRVALVIQKSVPGNSRVNLETCLELAGMAARRGAEIVLFPELNLTGYSLGKQLISTATTIPGALTKALIDASIENKITLLAGMAEKDNAGHLFSTHVAAMADGTLGVYRKLHIPPPEKKVFTPGTTITTFQTDTVNFGIQVCYDAHFPELSTRMALKGAEVLFFPHASPRGTPQGKLDSWLRHLTARAFDNSVFVLACNQVGNHGNHRSFPGVAVAIGPDGNIISHLLADRDELLIVDLDSALLEQIKGHRMRYFLPNRREDL; this is translated from the coding sequence ATGAAACCAGTCAGGGTTGCACTTGTCATCCAGAAATCCGTTCCGGGAAATTCCAGGGTCAACCTGGAGACCTGTCTTGAACTTGCCGGCATGGCTGCCAGGAGGGGGGCTGAAATTGTTCTTTTTCCCGAACTCAACCTCACGGGATACTCCCTTGGAAAACAACTCATATCCACCGCAACAACCATTCCCGGTGCCCTGACCAAGGCCCTGATAGACGCAAGTATTGAAAACAAAATTACCCTTTTAGCAGGCATGGCGGAAAAGGACAATGCCGGCCACCTCTTTTCCACCCATGTGGCGGCCATGGCCGACGGTACACTCGGGGTCTACCGAAAACTTCACATCCCGCCGCCGGAAAAAAAGGTGTTTACACCGGGCACAACCATCACCACCTTTCAAACGGACACTGTCAATTTCGGCATTCAAGTCTGCTACGATGCTCATTTTCCTGAACTTTCCACTCGCATGGCCCTGAAGGGTGCTGAAGTCCTCTTTTTCCCCCATGCATCGCCCAGGGGAACACCCCAGGGAAAACTTGACTCCTGGCTCCGTCACTTAACGGCAAGGGCCTTTGACAACTCTGTGTTTGTACTTGCCTGCAACCAGGTCGGCAACCACGGCAACCACCGAAGCTTTCCCGGCGTTGCCGTGGCCATTGGACCGGATGGAAACATCATCTCCCACCTTCTGGCAGACAGGGATGAGCTGTTGATCGTGGATCTTGACAGCGCCCTTCTTGAACAGATCAAAGGACACAGGATGCGGTATTTCCTGCCCAACCGGCGGGAGGACCTGTAA
- the ahbA gene encoding siroheme decarboxylase subunit alpha, producing the protein MTQLDAVDKRIINRIQDLFPIEPRPFRALATELGLSEKDIISRVKHLKKQGIIRRIGGNFSPDRLGFYSTLCAARVARKKLDLFTRTVNAYTGVTHNYMRNHTYNVWFTFIAPARETIEESLRQISAATGVTDILNLPATHMFKISAKFKV; encoded by the coding sequence ATGACCCAGTTAGATGCGGTTGACAAAAGAATAATCAATAGAATCCAGGATCTGTTCCCCATTGAACCAAGACCCTTCAGGGCGCTTGCAACCGAACTTGGACTCTCAGAAAAGGACATCATATCCCGGGTAAAGCACCTCAAGAAACAGGGCATTATTCGACGCATCGGTGGCAATTTCAGCCCAGATCGACTTGGATTCTACTCGACCCTTTGTGCAGCAAGGGTGGCCAGAAAAAAACTGGACCTTTTCACTCGAACGGTCAACGCCTATACCGGCGTCACCCACAACTACATGAGAAACCATACCTACAACGTCTGGTTCACCTTTATCGCCCCTGCCAGGGAAACCATTGAGGAGAGCCTCAGACAGATCTCAGCTGCCACGGGTGTTACCGATATTCTCAACCTTCCCGCCACCCATATGTTCAAGATCAGCGCCAAGTTCAAGGTATGA
- a CDS encoding TusE/DsrC/DsvC family sulfur relay protein, with protein MATVEMNGKSFEIDEDGFLLDYKTFDKEWVEYVRQQEGIDEMNDEHWKVVNVLQDYYEKNGIAPMVRVLSKLTKYKLKHIYELFPSGPGKGACKMAGLPKPTGCV; from the coding sequence ATGGCAACAGTTGAGATGAATGGAAAATCATTCGAAATTGATGAAGATGGATTTCTGCTTGACTATAAAACTTTTGACAAAGAGTGGGTTGAGTATGTTCGTCAGCAAGAAGGCATCGATGAGATGAACGACGAGCACTGGAAAGTGGTTAACGTTCTTCAGGACTACTATGAGAAAAACGGAATTGCACCCATGGTTCGGGTTCTTTCCAAGCTCACCAAATACAAACTCAAACATATCTATGAGCTGTTCCCCTCAGGACCTGGCAAGGGCGCCTGCAAGATGGCCGGTCTTCCCAAGCCTACCGGATGTGTATAA
- a CDS encoding FAD/NAD(P)-binding protein yields the protein MDNPYRPYPVRIDEIEIATEDKSLKTFKFVFLNEEDGEKFSHRAGQFAELSIPGKGEIPIGIASSPTEKGFVKFTVFKTGVVTSYLHNMKVGDIMGIRGPLGNSYPWDKLEGKNLVIIGGGFAFTTLRASIVYMLDPANRSKFGKIDVVYGARSPGMLLYRDELFEWERRDDINMHITVDGTDDPTWGYNVGFVPTIVEQKAPKASPETYAIVCGPPIMIKFTQPALEKLGYGDEQIIMSLENRMKCGIGMCGRCNIGKELVCKDGPVFTLKELNRTPREY from the coding sequence ATGGATAATCCATATCGGCCTTATCCCGTACGCATCGATGAGATAGAGATCGCAACCGAGGATAAGTCGCTCAAGACATTCAAGTTTGTCTTTTTAAACGAGGAAGACGGGGAAAAGTTCTCCCACAGGGCCGGCCAGTTTGCCGAACTTTCCATTCCCGGCAAGGGGGAGATCCCCATTGGGATCGCCTCTTCACCCACGGAAAAGGGATTTGTCAAATTCACCGTATTCAAGACAGGGGTGGTCACCTCATACCTTCACAACATGAAGGTCGGTGACATCATGGGCATCAGGGGACCGCTTGGCAATTCCTACCCCTGGGACAAACTTGAAGGCAAAAACCTTGTGATAATCGGTGGCGGATTTGCCTTTACCACCCTCAGGGCATCCATCGTATATATGCTTGACCCTGCCAACCGGTCAAAATTTGGCAAGATTGATGTGGTATACGGGGCAAGGTCCCCCGGCATGCTTCTCTACCGGGATGAACTCTTTGAGTGGGAACGAAGGGACGATATCAACATGCACATAACAGTTGACGGCACCGATGATCCCACCTGGGGCTACAACGTGGGATTTGTGCCGACCATTGTCGAACAAAAGGCACCCAAGGCGTCGCCCGAAACCTATGCCATCGTGTGCGGACCGCCCATCATGATCAAATTTACCCAGCCGGCCCTTGAAAAACTGGGGTACGGCGATGAGCAGATCATCATGTCACTTGAAAACCGCATGAAGTGTGGCATCGGCATGTGCGGGCGGTGTAACATCGGCAAAGAGCTGGTGTGCAAAGACGGACCTGTGTTTACCTTAAAGGAGCTCAATCGTACCCCCAGGGAGTATTGA
- a CDS encoding 4Fe-4S dicluster domain-containing protein, protein MKVIQIDKNDWNRGIDASRKAYHLFGPVTDNNQSMFKQLAPDQYPDMEKPDTIMSPKSVLFPQTEKLLGATLDPTAENHHIMERPETDYSPRAVIGIRPYDARAVALVKLNFDTPEYRDPYWCDAYAATTFVGLAVNQPSVTDFSTAMGSGPFAEEGLDALLVDAGDLYLAKVLTPKGEAFFSAAGFDTVADTDESLEKIEQLKNKAETAMGPLAVFTDKLAQKSILDLHGAPFWEDLAFTCINCGTCTFVCPTCWCFDIQDETKGNSAARFRNWDTCMSPLFTKHGSGHNPRGEKTQRVRQRFMHKLKYFLDKYDSGTMCVGCGRCVEKCPVNIDIRQVCNKMNSYEPQK, encoded by the coding sequence ATGAAAGTCATACAAATCGATAAAAACGACTGGAACAGGGGCATTGATGCATCCAGAAAGGCGTATCATCTCTTTGGCCCTGTAACAGACAACAACCAGTCAATGTTTAAACAGCTGGCCCCGGATCAATATCCGGACATGGAAAAACCAGATACGATCATGTCACCCAAGTCGGTTCTTTTTCCCCAGACGGAAAAACTTCTTGGGGCAACCCTTGATCCAACCGCTGAAAACCACCACATCATGGAAAGGCCGGAAACGGACTATTCCCCCCGTGCCGTCATCGGTATTCGACCCTATGATGCAAGGGCCGTGGCTCTGGTCAAACTCAACTTTGACACCCCGGAATACCGTGACCCCTATTGGTGTGATGCCTATGCGGCAACAACCTTTGTGGGGCTTGCCGTAAACCAGCCGTCTGTTACGGATTTTTCAACAGCCATGGGTAGCGGGCCCTTTGCCGAAGAGGGCCTGGACGCCCTTCTGGTGGACGCAGGAGATCTTTATCTTGCCAAGGTCTTGACCCCAAAGGGAGAGGCTTTTTTCAGTGCAGCCGGATTTGATACCGTTGCAGACACGGATGAAAGCCTTGAAAAGATTGAACAGTTAAAAAACAAGGCTGAAACTGCCATGGGGCCTCTGGCTGTGTTTACAGACAAACTTGCACAAAAATCGATCCTGGACCTCCACGGCGCACCGTTCTGGGAGGATCTTGCCTTTACCTGCATCAACTGTGGCACCTGTACCTTTGTCTGCCCCACCTGCTGGTGCTTTGACATCCAGGATGAGACAAAGGGCAATTCTGCTGCAAGGTTTCGCAACTGGGACACCTGTATGTCGCCTCTGTTCACAAAGCACGGCTCAGGCCACAATCCAAGGGGTGAAAAGACCCAACGGGTACGTCAGCGGTTCATGCACAAGCTCAAGTACTTTCTGGACAAGTACGACAGCGGAACCATGTGCGTGGGGTGTGGAAGATGTGTGGAAAAATGTCCAGTCAACATCGACATACGCCAGGTCTGCAATAAAATGAACTCATACGAGCCGCAGAAATAG
- a CDS encoding 4Fe-4S dicluster domain-containing protein, translated as MNAYTEKIRELSSNLLREGKVDLVIGFKQGTVPMATVPAIARTPEEAATFVWDANCSLNLANYLTNRTEKIGIIAKGCDSRNIVNHIVENKISREQLYIIGVPCTGMVDKPSIRALFDLEITQFKEEGETLLVKTLENELKIDKQDYLRANCRTCMHRNPVIHDVLVAEPVVEQTLEDPFKDVKAIEQMDDDQRWNHFETLLDGCIRCYACRNACPLCYCPTCFVDESNPQWVGKGQDPSDVRTFHFLRAYHCAGRCTDCGACEEACPMDIRVRDFTRKLVKDSLEIYGWEAGLTLDQRPPLDTFKPDDPDAFIK; from the coding sequence ATGAATGCATATACTGAAAAAATCAGGGAACTCTCCTCAAACCTGTTACGGGAGGGCAAGGTAGACCTGGTCATTGGCTTCAAACAGGGCACCGTGCCCATGGCCACCGTGCCTGCCATTGCAAGAACCCCTGAAGAGGCAGCTACCTTTGTCTGGGACGCCAACTGCAGTCTCAATCTTGCCAATTACCTGACCAATCGAACGGAAAAAATCGGCATCATTGCAAAGGGATGCGACTCAAGAAATATTGTCAACCACATTGTTGAAAACAAAATTTCAAGGGAGCAGCTTTACATCATTGGCGTGCCGTGCACGGGAATGGTTGACAAACCAAGCATCCGTGCCCTGTTTGACCTTGAAATCACCCAATTCAAGGAAGAGGGTGAAACCCTTCTGGTCAAGACCCTTGAAAATGAACTTAAAATTGACAAGCAGGATTATCTCAGGGCCAACTGCCGCACCTGCATGCACCGGAATCCCGTTATCCACGACGTGCTGGTTGCAGAACCCGTGGTCGAGCAAACCCTTGAGGACCCGTTCAAGGACGTCAAAGCCATTGAACAGATGGATGACGACCAGCGGTGGAATCACTTTGAAACCCTGCTTGACGGGTGTATCCGCTGCTATGCGTGCAGAAATGCCTGCCCCCTGTGCTACTGCCCCACCTGCTTTGTGGATGAATCCAATCCCCAATGGGTTGGAAAGGGCCAGGACCCATCAGATGTGAGGACCTTTCACTTTTTACGGGCCTACCACTGTGCCGGGCGCTGTACCGATTGCGGAGCGTGTGAGGAGGCCTGCCCCATGGATATCAGAGTCAGGGACTTCACTCGAAAACTTGTCAAGGACAGCCTTGAGATCTATGGATGGGAAGCAGGCCTCACCCTGGACCAGCGGCCGCCCCTGGATACATTCAAACCCGATGATCCCGATGCATTTATCAAGTAA
- a CDS encoding hydrogenase iron-sulfur subunit yields MTEKKTKIVGFLCNWCSYGAADLAGVSRMQYPADVRVIRIPCTGRMSPKFILSAFREGADGVWVSGUHPGECHYLEGNYYARRKFALMGNLLEHMGIERDRLHFSWISSAEATKFVDVVTRVTKAVNALGPNHKLVKKAG; encoded by the coding sequence ATGACGGAAAAAAAGACAAAGATCGTCGGTTTTTTGTGCAACTGGTGCAGCTATGGTGCCGCCGATCTTGCTGGTGTAAGCCGAATGCAATACCCGGCCGATGTCCGGGTGATACGAATCCCGTGCACGGGAAGAATGAGCCCGAAATTTATCCTGAGCGCCTTCAGGGAGGGTGCCGACGGGGTATGGGTGTCCGGTTGACATCCGGGTGAATGCCATTACCTGGAAGGTAATTACTACGCACGCCGGAAATTTGCACTCATGGGAAATCTGCTTGAGCACATGGGTATCGAACGGGACAGACTCCACTTCTCCTGGATCTCTTCGGCAGAAGCCACTAAATTTGTGGACGTTGTCACACGGGTGACCAAGGCAGTCAATGCCCTTGGACCCAACCATAAACTTGTCAAAAAAGCGGGTTAG
- a CDS encoding FAD-dependent oxidoreductase, whose amino-acid sequence MTNKVTGSVAVIGGGISGMLSALDLANSGYYVHLVEKSPSIGGVMSQLDKTFPTNDCAMUIISPTLVEVGRHLNIELHTLSETKSIKGKAGNFQITLDRTPRFIDTAKCTGCGECAEACPVTLPSIFEQGLTTRHATYKPYAQAVPGAFSITKKDRSPCTNACPNSVNAHAYVALAGKKKYKEALEVILRNLPLPGSIGRICPHPCEDACRREQVESAVSICTLKRFVADQVNIKDLPAPEIAPRPERVAIVGAGPAGLSAAAFLAGKGVKVTIFEALPAAGGMLKVGIPDYRLPPKVLEDEVSYITNQLGVEIQYNKALGRDFTVDALFAEGFASVYLAIGCHRGMELGIPGEAFNGVISGVTLLKEAALGTGKPLKGKVVIIGGGDVAIDAARTALRIGAEKVSILYRRTETEMPARDEEIEDALEEGVDIQFLTAPKEVVAEDGKTVGIRCFRMELGEPDKSGRRRPVPVEGSDFIINTDYIIPAIGQRTDTSCIDEKQGITINRWGNIEVNPLTFETQRKGVFAGGDAETGASIAINAVAAGNQAGVSILRFLDHEDLAQGREPVEYAQKNFNPIPDRIKKVQRQTMARIPMEQRLAGFDEVELGFTEEQAIAEASRCLDCMVCCECYECVKACGAGALTLETHLEKGATETIDAGAVILAPGFTAFDPQGLDNYQYANHPNVMTAMEFERILSASGPTQGHLARFSDHKEPKKIAWFQCVGSRDMNRCDHKYCSSVCCMYALKEAVIAKEHAGDSLECTIFFMDMRTHGKDFERYYNRAKDLGIRFVRSRVHTVNPVAGTDDLNVRYVDEMGSMESETFDMIVLSVGLEISPEVVDLANRLNIELTEGNFARTESFAPVETTQRGIFVAGAFQGPKDIPQSVVDSSAAAAEAGALLSSARDTMTKKAEEIPETNVIGERPRIGVFVCKCGSNIAGIVDVESVRDYAAKLPYVEYCSDNLYTCSQDTQDTMTQIIKENNLNRIVVAACTPKTHEPLFQETLINAGLNKYLFEMTNIRNHASWVHKASPKLATEKSKDLVRMAVSKVALMEPLKEAKLNVNQTALVIGGGVSGIASAKNLAEQGYEVHLVEKSDKLGGQANNLYRTYLEEDIQQGLTDLVTSVTSNDKVHLHLNTTLDDVEGFVGNFKSTLTTNGKPETIEHGVAIVATGATGLKPKEYLYGKDPRVLTSLELDRRFIDRDEELKTLNSAVFIQCVGSRDKDRPYCSRVCCTHSIDNAIALKTINPDMDVYILYRDIRTYGEREYKYQQAREMGVIFIRYSLDNKPVVEASKESLKITITDHVLGIPLEIEADILTLASAIVPNRDERLANFFKVPLNEDGFFVERHAKLGPSEFATDGVFLCGLAHYPKPIDEAIAHGQAAASRAVTLLARQTVSMSGNVATVDPMVCSSCGVCVSICPYSAPSFATEGRFKGKAEINPVLCKGCGLCVASCRSGALHLKGFDTNQIFAQIFALDEAV is encoded by the coding sequence ATGACAAACAAAGTAACAGGCTCGGTAGCCGTGATCGGAGGCGGAATCTCCGGTATGCTCTCTGCCCTTGATCTTGCTAATTCCGGATACTATGTCCATTTGGTTGAAAAAAGCCCATCCATTGGCGGGGTAATGTCCCAGTTAGACAAGACATTCCCCACCAATGACTGTGCCATGTGAATTATTTCACCCACACTGGTCGAGGTCGGCCGGCATTTAAACATTGAGCTACACACCCTTAGCGAAACAAAATCGATAAAAGGTAAGGCTGGAAATTTTCAGATCACCCTGGACAGAACTCCAAGATTCATTGATACGGCAAAGTGCACCGGTTGCGGCGAATGTGCCGAGGCCTGTCCTGTAACCCTGCCCAGTATCTTTGAACAGGGACTTACGACAAGGCATGCTACTTATAAACCCTATGCCCAGGCAGTGCCCGGTGCCTTTTCAATCACCAAGAAAGACCGCTCTCCCTGCACAAACGCCTGTCCCAACAGCGTCAATGCCCACGCCTATGTGGCCCTTGCAGGCAAGAAAAAATACAAGGAGGCCCTGGAGGTAATCCTACGAAACCTTCCGCTACCCGGATCCATCGGCAGAATCTGTCCCCATCCCTGTGAAGATGCCTGCCGGAGGGAACAGGTGGAATCTGCCGTTTCCATATGCACCCTGAAACGGTTCGTTGCAGACCAGGTCAACATCAAAGACCTTCCCGCTCCTGAAATAGCCCCAAGACCTGAGCGGGTTGCCATTGTGGGGGCTGGACCTGCAGGGCTTTCCGCTGCTGCCTTTCTTGCCGGCAAGGGGGTGAAAGTCACCATTTTTGAAGCCCTTCCAGCGGCCGGCGGCATGCTCAAGGTCGGTATTCCCGATTATCGACTTCCCCCAAAAGTGCTCGAAGATGAAGTCTCCTACATTACCAACCAGCTTGGCGTTGAAATCCAGTACAATAAGGCACTTGGCCGTGATTTCACAGTTGACGCATTGTTTGCGGAAGGTTTTGCCTCGGTTTATCTGGCCATTGGCTGCCATCGGGGAATGGAACTTGGCATTCCGGGTGAAGCCTTTAACGGAGTAATCTCCGGGGTAACACTTCTCAAGGAGGCGGCCCTTGGCACCGGTAAACCCCTAAAGGGCAAGGTAGTCATCATTGGCGGCGGTGACGTGGCAATTGATGCCGCCCGAACTGCGCTTAGAATCGGGGCCGAAAAGGTGAGCATTTTATACCGAAGAACCGAGACTGAAATGCCGGCCCGGGATGAAGAGATCGAAGATGCCCTTGAAGAGGGGGTTGACATCCAGTTTCTCACCGCCCCCAAGGAGGTGGTTGCAGAGGACGGCAAAACCGTTGGCATCCGGTGTTTTCGCATGGAACTTGGCGAACCGGACAAGAGCGGTCGCCGACGACCGGTTCCGGTTGAAGGCAGCGATTTTATCATTAATACCGATTACATCATCCCGGCCATCGGTCAACGCACCGACACATCGTGCATTGATGAAAAACAAGGAATAACCATCAACCGCTGGGGTAACATTGAAGTCAACCCCCTCACCTTTGAGACACAAAGAAAGGGGGTTTTTGCAGGTGGCGACGCTGAAACCGGTGCTTCTATTGCCATCAATGCCGTTGCTGCAGGCAACCAGGCAGGCGTTTCCATTCTGAGGTTTCTTGACCACGAGGACCTTGCCCAGGGGCGTGAACCCGTTGAATATGCCCAGAAAAACTTCAACCCCATCCCGGACAGGATCAAAAAGGTCCAACGCCAGACCATGGCAAGAATCCCCATGGAACAGCGTCTGGCTGGCTTTGACGAGGTTGAACTTGGATTCACTGAAGAACAGGCCATTGCCGAGGCCAGCCGGTGCCTTGACTGCATGGTATGCTGTGAATGTTATGAATGCGTCAAGGCCTGCGGCGCGGGTGCCTTAACCCTTGAGACCCACCTTGAAAAAGGAGCCACCGAAACCATAGATGCAGGGGCTGTGATCCTGGCGCCTGGCTTTACAGCCTTTGATCCCCAGGGGCTTGACAACTATCAGTATGCAAACCACCCCAATGTAATGACAGCCATGGAATTTGAGAGAATTCTATCCGCCTCAGGTCCCACCCAGGGCCACCTTGCACGGTTTTCCGACCACAAGGAACCCAAAAAAATCGCCTGGTTCCAGTGCGTAGGCTCAAGGGATATGAATCGATGCGACCACAAGTACTGCTCGTCGGTCTGCTGCATGTATGCCCTGAAAGAGGCAGTCATTGCAAAGGAACATGCAGGAGACAGCCTTGAATGTACGATCTTCTTCATGGATATGCGAACCCATGGTAAGGATTTTGAACGCTACTACAACCGGGCCAAAGATCTCGGCATCCGATTTGTCAGAAGCCGGGTCCACACGGTCAATCCCGTGGCAGGAACCGACGACCTCAATGTACGCTATGTTGATGAAATGGGGTCCATGGAGTCTGAAACCTTTGACATGATCGTCCTTTCCGTGGGTCTTGAAATCAGCCCGGAGGTGGTGGATCTTGCCAACAGGCTTAATATCGAACTCACCGAAGGCAACTTTGCCCGAACCGAAAGCTTTGCCCCGGTGGAAACGACCCAGAGAGGCATCTTTGTGGCAGGTGCTTTCCAGGGCCCCAAGGATATTCCCCAGTCCGTTGTTGATTCCAGCGCTGCAGCAGCAGAGGCAGGCGCCCTGCTCTCAAGCGCCCGGGACACCATGACCAAAAAGGCCGAGGAAATCCCAGAGACAAACGTCATTGGTGAACGGCCCCGCATCGGGGTGTTTGTCTGCAAGTGCGGGTCCAACATTGCCGGTATCGTGGATGTGGAAAGTGTGAGGGATTATGCGGCAAAGCTTCCCTATGTGGAGTACTGTTCGGACAATCTCTACACCTGCTCCCAGGATACCCAGGACACCATGACTCAGATCATCAAGGAGAACAACCTCAACCGGATCGTGGTGGCCGCCTGCACCCCGAAAACCCACGAACCCCTATTCCAGGAGACCCTTATCAATGCTGGTCTCAACAAGTATCTCTTTGAAATGACCAACATCCGGAACCACGCCTCCTGGGTCCACAAGGCAAGCCCTAAACTTGCCACTGAAAAATCCAAGGACCTGGTTCGCATGGCGGTCTCAAAGGTTGCCCTGATGGAACCCTTGAAAGAGGCAAAACTCAACGTCAACCAGACCGCCCTGGTCATCGGTGGTGGGGTTTCAGGCATCGCCAGTGCTAAAAACCTTGCCGAACAGGGATATGAAGTTCACCTGGTGGAAAAATCAGACAAACTTGGAGGGCAGGCCAACAATCTGTACCGGACATATCTGGAAGAGGACATTCAGCAGGGGCTCACAGACCTTGTGACTTCAGTAACCAGCAACGACAAGGTCCACCTCCATCTGAATACCACCCTGGACGATGTGGAGGGATTCGTGGGCAACTTTAAATCCACCCTCACCACAAACGGTAAACCTGAAACCATTGAACATGGTGTGGCCATTGTCGCAACCGGTGCCACCGGCCTGAAACCCAAGGAGTACCTCTATGGTAAGGATCCCCGGGTATTGACAAGCCTTGAGCTTGATCGACGCTTCATCGACAGGGACGAGGAACTCAAAACCCTGAATTCGGCGGTTTTTATCCAGTGCGTTGGTTCAAGGGACAAGGACCGACCCTATTGTTCAAGGGTGTGCTGCACCCATTCCATTGACAATGCCATTGCCCTTAAAACCATCAATCCCGACATGGACGTTTACATTCTGTACCGGGATATCAGAACCTATGGCGAGCGCGAATACAAGTACCAGCAGGCAAGGGAAATGGGGGTCATCTTCATCCGTTACAGCCTTGACAACAAGCCCGTGGTCGAGGCTTCAAAAGAGAGTCTCAAAATCACGATCACCGACCATGTACTGGGCATCCCCCTTGAGATCGAGGCGGATATTCTGACCCTGGCATCGGCCATTGTGCCCAACAGGGACGAGCGCCTGGCAAACTTCTTCAAAGTGCCGCTGAACGAGGATGGCTTCTTTGTGGAACGCCACGCAAAACTTGGACCCTCTGAATTTGCCACTGACGGGGTGTTCCTTTGCGGACTTGCCCACTATCCCAAACCCATTGACGAGGCCATTGCCCATGGGCAGGCCGCAGCCTCAAGGGCCGTGACCCTTCTGGCACGCCAGACCGTCTCCATGAGCGGCAACGTTGCAACCGTGGATCCCATGGTGTGCAGTTCCTGCGGCGTGTGTGTCAGCATCTGCCCCTATTCAGCCCCAAGTTTTGCCACGGAAGGCCGTTTCAAGGGCAAGGCTGAGATCAACCCGGTACTGTGCAAGGGCTGCGGATTGTGCGTTGCCTCCTGCCGGTCGGGTGCCCTTCACCTCAAGGGCTTTGACACCAATCAGATTTTTGCCCAGATATTTGCCCTGGACGAAGCAGTATAA